The Metamycoplasma phocicerebrale genome includes a region encoding these proteins:
- the cmk gene encoding (d)CMP kinase, with product MSNKKINIAIDGPSGVGKTIMANMLANKLGYKFISSGTLYRTIAYNALKNNINLANEEAINKAWNIKDLFITEDDKIILNNEDITLKIREDKVSQAASSIAKFSSIREKVNKFIQKLGEDKKGIIVDGRDATYRILPNAEVKFFLWASPEIRADRRVKQDLELGINSNYKDILQSIKERDYNDMHRDIDPLKVSEGSIEIDTSNLSIEENFKVMYDEVMKRLK from the coding sequence ATGTCTAATAAAAAAATTAATATTGCTATAGATGGTCCTTCAGGAGTAGGTAAAACTATTATGGCTAACATGCTAGCTAATAAATTAGGTTATAAATTTATAAGTAGTGGGACTTTATATCGAACAATTGCCTACAATGCATTAAAAAACAATATTAATTTAGCTAATGAAGAAGCTATTAATAAAGCATGAAATATAAAGGACCTTTTTATTACTGAAGATGACAAAATTATTTTAAATAACGAAGATATAACTTTAAAAATAAGAGAAGATAAAGTATCACAAGCCGCTTCAAGTATAGCTAAATTTTCTTCTATTAGAGAAAAAGTAAACAAATTTATTCAAAAATTAGGTGAAGATAAAAAAGGAATAATAGTAGATGGTAGAGATGCAACCTATAGAATTTTGCCTAATGCTGAAGTCAAATTCTTTTTGTGAGCCAGTCCAGAAATAAGAGCTGATCGTAGAGTTAAACAAGATTTAGAATTAGGAATAAATTCAAACTACAAAGATATATTACAATCAATAAAAGAAAGAGACTACAATGATATGCATCGTGACATTGATCCTTTAAAAGTAAGTGAGGGAAGCATAGAAATAGATACCTCAAATTTAAGTATTGAAGAAAATTTTAAAGTTATGTATGATGAAGTTATGAAGAGGTTAAAATAA
- a CDS encoding DnaJ C-terminal domain-containing protein: MSKKRDYYEILGINKNATEKEIKTAYRKLAMQYHPDKNSSPDAEEKFKEISEAYEILSDSDKRAKYDKYGHSAFDPNSYSFGDSEDIFRSFFENFGSGFGTGFGTGDIFGDIFGSFGNQKQKSYGSDMQMALHLDFNDAIFGTEINLNLEKYEKCDFCNGNGAESKNDIVTCYDCNGTGQVKQRIAIFSTITPCRTCNGQGKIIRNKCHKCNGKKSIKKNIVQKLSIMPGVENGDTIKLQGFGLPSETSGTNNGDLYIVISVKPSKNYKKQNNDLYITMPLSIKSILLEETIEIPTPYGRKQIKLSNNQSLNEPLVFKNCGYPYKNSSRRGNLIVSLDVYIPKFNKDENKQIKDLMIDKEDKKREDWLKQF; this comes from the coding sequence ATGTCGAAAAAAAGAGATTATTATGAAATTTTAGGCATAAATAAAAATGCCACAGAAAAAGAAATTAAAACTGCATATAGAAAATTAGCTATGCAATACCACCCAGATAAAAATAGTTCTCCAGATGCTGAAGAAAAATTTAAAGAAATTTCAGAAGCTTATGAAATATTATCAGATAGTGATAAAAGGGCAAAATATGATAAATATGGTCATTCAGCATTTGATCCTAATTCATATTCATTCGGAGATTCTGAAGATATTTTTAGAAGCTTTTTTGAAAATTTTGGGTCTGGTTTTGGAACTGGTTTTGGAACTGGAGATATTTTTGGAGATATTTTTGGTTCATTTGGAAATCAAAAGCAAAAATCATATGGCAGCGATATGCAAATGGCATTGCATTTAGACTTTAATGATGCAATTTTTGGAACTGAAATTAATTTAAATTTAGAAAAGTATGAAAAATGTGATTTTTGTAATGGGAATGGTGCTGAATCAAAAAATGATATAGTAACTTGTTACGATTGTAATGGAACTGGACAAGTGAAACAAAGAATAGCCATTTTTTCAACAATAACCCCTTGCAGAACATGCAACGGACAAGGAAAAATTATTAGAAATAAATGCCATAAATGTAATGGTAAAAAATCAATAAAAAAGAATATTGTTCAAAAACTTTCAATCATGCCTGGAGTTGAAAACGGAGATACCATCAAATTGCAAGGATTTGGCCTACCTTCTGAAACATCAGGAACTAATAATGGTGATTTATACATCGTAATATCAGTAAAACCAAGCAAAAATTATAAAAAACAAAATAATGATTTATATATAACAATGCCTTTATCTATAAAAAGCATTTTATTAGAAGAAACTATAGAAATACCTACCCCTTATGGAAGAAAACAAATAAAATTAAGTAATAATCAAAGCTTAAATGAGCCTCTTGTTTTTAAAAATTGTGGCTATCCATATAAAAATTCATCAAGGAGAGGTAATTTAATTGTTTCACTAGATGTCTATATACCTAAATTTAATAAAGATGAAAATAAACAAATTAAGGACTTAATGATAGATAAAGAAGATAAAAAACGTGAAGATTGGTTAAAACAATTCTAA
- the topA gene encoding type I DNA topoisomerase translates to MADNKIMIVESPNKVHTIQKIVGDKIKVIASVGHILKLSTTGKNNLGIDFENWEPKMIPDPLKKTIITELKNTTKDASEVLIATDPDREGEAIASNLITTLKLEDKYKRIKYNEITEEAINFAIDNPLSIDDDLVKAQKTRRMLDRIIGFRLSQLMKQKVKNTPTNPSAGRVQSIALKLVCDREKEIEEFNPIIYSKIFADLGNELKASLYLKDSKDFEDNTWLTREKSQIIYEELLKSNYELEVNDIAISQRKEAAYTPFKQSILYKEAKYNSRTVQSSAQKLFETGLISYPRTDSTRLSQSFIDKAQKYIANNYGQEYIAKEVKGFAGTQDAHEAIRPTSIELTPELAKKEYKLSEIDFYIYKIIYDKTIMSLMASPVKEIYRFNLINGLHNFRLSFSKIIFNGYYAYSGKTEDLNIPDYKKGQKIKVNNFEKEDKETLPPARYNEGSLIKKLDDIKVGRPSTFASTISVIKQRLFVETKEGSLHPTEFGKVVLDKLLTSFPKTINEEYTAKIETKLDLISEGNEDYKKVMQKFWDSFNERYDDIESTLEITILKSEELDEKCPECGSNLIYRYTKIKKQKFIGCSAFPKCHYIRNLEKTKKRFFKKYKKTEEKQ, encoded by the coding sequence ATGGCAGATAATAAAATTATGATAGTGGAATCACCAAACAAAGTTCATACTATTCAAAAAATTGTGGGAGATAAGATTAAAGTTATAGCTAGTGTGGGGCACATTTTAAAATTATCTACAACGGGTAAAAATAACTTGGGAATAGATTTTGAAAATTGAGAACCAAAAATGATTCCTGATCCTTTAAAAAAAACAATAATAACGGAATTGAAAAACACTACTAAAGATGCTTCTGAAGTCTTAATAGCAACAGACCCTGATAGGGAAGGTGAAGCTATAGCAAGCAACTTAATAACAACTTTAAAATTAGAAGATAAATATAAAAGAATTAAATATAATGAAATAACAGAAGAAGCAATAAATTTTGCTATAGATAATCCTTTATCTATAGATGATGACTTAGTAAAAGCACAAAAAACAAGAAGAATGTTAGATAGAATAATTGGTTTTAGATTATCACAATTAATGAAACAAAAAGTTAAAAATACTCCTACAAACCCCTCTGCAGGAAGAGTTCAATCAATAGCATTAAAATTAGTTTGTGATAGAGAAAAAGAAATAGAAGAATTTAACCCAATTATTTATTCAAAAATATTTGCTGATTTAGGAAACGAACTTAAAGCTTCTTTGTATTTAAAAGATTCTAAAGATTTTGAGGATAATACATGATTAACAAGAGAAAAATCTCAAATCATTTATGAAGAACTTTTAAAAAGCAATTATGAATTAGAAGTAAATGATATAGCCATTAGCCAAAGAAAAGAAGCGGCTTATACACCTTTTAAACAATCAATTTTATATAAAGAAGCAAAATACAATTCTAGAACAGTTCAATCTTCAGCTCAAAAATTATTTGAAACTGGTTTAATTTCTTATCCAAGAACAGATTCAACTAGATTAAGCCAATCATTTATTGACAAAGCTCAAAAATATATTGCTAATAATTATGGACAAGAGTATATTGCAAAAGAAGTTAAGGGTTTTGCCGGAACGCAAGATGCGCATGAAGCAATAAGACCAACTTCAATTGAATTAACTCCAGAATTAGCAAAAAAAGAGTATAAACTTTCTGAAATAGATTTTTATATTTATAAAATCATATATGATAAAACTATCATGTCTTTAATGGCTTCACCGGTTAAAGAAATTTATCGCTTTAATTTAATAAATGGATTGCACAACTTTAGATTATCGTTTAGCAAAATTATATTTAATGGATATTATGCCTATTCTGGTAAAACTGAAGATCTTAATATTCCTGATTATAAAAAAGGTCAAAAAATAAAAGTTAATAATTTTGAAAAAGAAGATAAAGAAACGCTGCCCCCAGCTAGATATAATGAAGGGTCTTTAATTAAAAAATTAGATGACATTAAAGTTGGTAGGCCTTCGACTTTTGCTTCCACAATATCTGTTATTAAACAAAGATTATTTGTTGAAACAAAAGAAGGCTCTTTACATCCAACAGAATTTGGAAAAGTTGTTTTAGACAAATTGCTAACAAGCTTTCCTAAAACTATTAATGAAGAATATACAGCAAAAATTGAGACTAAATTAGACTTAATTTCAGAAGGAAATGAAGATTATAAAAAGGTTATGCAAAAATTCTGAGATAGTTTTAATGAAAGATATGATGATATTGAAAGTACTTTAGAAATTACCATTTTAAAAAGTGAAGAATTAGATGAAAAATGTCCTGAATGTGGATCAAATCTAATTTATCGTTACACAAAAATAAAAAAACAAAAATTTATAGGATGTTCTGCGTTTCCTAAATGTCATTACATTAGAAACTTAGAAAAAACCAAAAAACGTTTTTTTAAAAAGTACAAAAAAACAGAAGAAAAACAATAA
- a CDS encoding peptide chain release factor N(5)-glutamine methyltransferase, whose translation MIEKEVLLQEKRRYEQPLFISKKEEKLLKKDYPVQKIIGYQIMQNVYIDIRYKVLIPRYETEEVIIESYNYINKNSKVLDLCCGSGFIGLAVAKNIKCEVTLSDISIFALKQTKLNAKINKLDNLKVIKSNLFKNIKEKYDLIVSNPPYLNKKHIFSKSLKWEPKKALYAKDDGLYFYKKILNEASKYLKNSGFLIFEIDEFSKKWIEKNYPKTVFKKDINKKNRIAIFEYKNLI comes from the coding sequence ATGATAGAAAAAGAGGTTTTGCTACAAGAAAAAAGAAGGTACGAGCAACCTCTTTTTATCTCTAAAAAAGAAGAAAAATTATTAAAAAAAGATTATCCAGTTCAAAAAATTATTGGATATCAAATAATGCAAAATGTTTATATCGATATAAGATACAAAGTTTTAATTCCTAGATATGAAACAGAAGAAGTTATTATCGAATCTTATAATTATATTAATAAAAATTCGAAAGTTTTAGACCTTTGTTGTGGGTCTGGTTTTATTGGTTTAGCTGTAGCTAAAAATATAAAATGTGAAGTCACCTTGTCTGATATTTCTATTTTTGCGTTAAAACAAACAAAATTAAATGCAAAAATAAATAAATTAGACAATCTAAAAGTAATTAAAAGTAATTTGTTTAAAAATATAAAAGAAAAATATGATCTAATAGTTTCAAATCCGCCTTATTTAAATAAAAAGCACATTTTTTCTAAATCATTAAAATGAGAACCTAAAAAGGCATTATATGCAAAAGATGACGGTTTATACTTTTATAAAAAAATATTAAATGAAGCTAGCAAATACTTAAAAAATAGTGGTTTTTTAATTTTTGAAATTGATGAATTTTCAAAAAAATGAATAGAAAAAAACTATCCAAAAACGGTTTTTAAAAAAGATATTAATAAAAAAAATAGAATAGCGATTTTTGAATATAAAAATTTAATATAA